The following proteins are encoded in a genomic region of Nomascus leucogenys isolate Asia chromosome 17, Asia_NLE_v1, whole genome shotgun sequence:
- the TLE5 gene encoding TLE family member 5, whose amino-acid sequence MMFPQSRHSGSSHLPQQLKFTTSDSCDRIKDEFQLLQAQYHSLKLECDKLASEKSEMQRHYVMYYEMSYGLNIEMHKQAEIVKRLNGICAQVLPYLSQEHQQQVLGAIERAKQVTAPELNSIIRQQLQAHQLSQLQALALPLTPLPVGLQPPSLPAVSAGTGLLSLSALGSQAHLSKEDKNGHDGDTHQEDDGEKSD is encoded by the exons ATGATGTTTCCACAAAGCAGGCATTCG GGCTCCTCGCACCTACCCCAGCAACTCAAATTCACCACCTCAGACTCCTGCGACCGCATCAAAGACGAATTTCAGCTCCTGCAAGCTCAGTATCACAG CCTCAAGCTTGAATGTGACAAGTTGGCCAGTGAGAAGTCGGAGATGCAGCGTCACTATGTGATG TACTACGAGATGTCCTATGGCTTGAACATCGAGATGCACAAACAG GCGGAGATCGTCAAAAGGCTGAACGGGATTTGTGCCCAGGTCCTGCCCTACCTCTCCCAAGAG CACCAGCAGCAGGTCTTGGGAGCCATCGAGAGGGCCAAGCAGGTCACCGCTCCCGAGCTGAACTCCATCATCCGA CAGCAGCTCCAAGCTCACCAGCTGTCTCAGCTGCAGGCCCTGGCGCTGCCCTTGACCCCACTGCCTGTGGGGCTGCAGCCACCTTCGCTGCCGGCGGTCAGCGCAGGCACCGGCCTCCTCTCGCTGTCCGCGCTGGGTTCCCAGGCCCACCTCTCCAAGGAAGACAAGAACGGGCATGACGGTGACACCCACCAGGAGGATGATGGCGAGAAGTCGGATTAG